One genomic window of Marinobacter adhaerens HP15 includes the following:
- the rsuA gene encoding 16S rRNA pseudouridine(516) synthase RsuA: MRLDQFIANSTELSRKEAKRAIGRGEVTINEQICKGANTRLAGDERVALSGTPLSLPGERYLMMNKPAGVVSATTDSDHPTALDLLPAEITRHLHIAGRLDADTTGLLLLTTDGQWSHRVTSPRTDCPKTYRVTLNEPLSDAAAQQLERGVDLHNDPRPTRPARVHFLEDRIIELTISEGRYHQVKRMMAAVGNHVEALHRVRIGQVELDDALMPGEYRELTAEERDSLA, from the coding sequence ATGCGACTGGACCAGTTTATTGCCAACAGCACCGAGCTCTCCCGAAAAGAGGCCAAGCGGGCCATCGGCCGCGGAGAAGTAACGATCAATGAGCAAATCTGCAAGGGCGCCAACACCCGGTTGGCCGGGGATGAACGGGTGGCCTTGTCAGGCACCCCTCTGAGCCTCCCGGGCGAGCGCTATCTGATGATGAACAAGCCAGCAGGCGTGGTGAGCGCGACGACCGACAGCGACCATCCAACAGCGCTGGACCTGTTGCCAGCAGAGATCACCCGACATCTCCATATTGCCGGGCGCCTCGATGCAGATACAACCGGCCTGCTGTTACTGACCACCGATGGCCAGTGGTCTCACCGGGTCACCTCACCGCGAACCGACTGCCCCAAGACTTACCGGGTAACCCTGAACGAACCTCTGAGCGACGCTGCGGCACAGCAACTGGAACGTGGTGTGGACCTGCATAATGATCCCAGGCCGACGCGACCGGCCCGGGTGCATTTTCTGGAAGACAGGATCATTGAGCTGACGATTTCGGAGGGGCGCTATCATCAGGTCAAGCGCATGATGGCAGCCGTTGGCAACCACGTGGAAGCCCTTCATCGTGTCCGCATTGGACAGGTCGAACTGGACGATGCGCTGATGCCCGGCGAATACCGGGAACTGACCGCCGAGGAAAGAGACAGCCTGGCGTGA
- a CDS encoding asparaginase domain-containing protein, whose product MIQIFTTGGTIDKVYFDANSEFEVGHSLLPELLSESNIHEGYRLRELLRKDSLEMTDDDRQQVLAAATECDCGRIIITHGTDTMADTAAVLSGLKDKTIVLTGAMQPARMRRTDAVFNVGFAWAAVQLLPPGVYIAMNGEVFEAGAVRKNLKAQRFERT is encoded by the coding sequence ATGATCCAGATATTCACGACCGGTGGCACCATCGACAAGGTCTACTTCGATGCCAACAGCGAGTTCGAGGTAGGGCACAGCCTGCTGCCGGAGCTGCTGTCTGAATCCAACATCCACGAGGGCTATCGCCTGCGGGAACTGCTGCGCAAGGACAGCCTGGAGATGACCGATGATGATCGCCAGCAGGTACTGGCGGCGGCCACTGAATGCGATTGTGGCCGAATCATTATCACCCACGGCACGGACACCATGGCCGATACTGCGGCGGTGCTGTCCGGCCTGAAGGACAAGACCATCGTATTGACCGGCGCGATGCAGCCGGCCCGTATGCGCCGAACCGATGCGGTATTCAATGTCGGGTTTGCCTGGGCTGCGGTGCAGCTTCTGCCGCCGGGTGTGTATATCGCGATGAATGGTGAAGTGTTCGAGGCCGGTGCAGTGCGCAAGAATCTCAAGGCGCAACGTTTCGAGCGCACCTGA
- the pbpG gene encoding D-alanyl-D-alanine endopeptidase, whose amino-acid sequence MRLAGFSPFVILMLLWLPGSLLAHQTGGESQKREAETDSGPRLASVNAAVAVAGDNKLIFGKNADRSVPIASVTKVMTALVVLESGEPLDEWLTFHERHTPAAANAYSRIRIDSEMRRKDVLRIALMSSENFAAYTLARNHPGGFDAFIEAMNAKAAALGMTGTRFVDPTGLSSENLSTAADLVKLVNAAADYPEIREYSTTGYFRGQFRQPRYSLSFGNTNALVHRDSWGVALSKTGYLSEAGRCLVMISKMNGKEVVTVLLDSLGTRSPMGDAGRIKRWLDTGARGSVAAAARRYEQEKNASYATAGNSTVSVN is encoded by the coding sequence ATGAGACTCGCCGGCTTTTCCCCTTTCGTGATCTTGATGTTGCTCTGGCTGCCAGGATCGCTTTTGGCCCATCAAACGGGGGGTGAATCCCAAAAGCGGGAGGCAGAAACAGACAGTGGACCCAGGCTCGCTTCGGTGAATGCCGCGGTTGCCGTGGCTGGTGATAACAAGCTGATTTTCGGCAAGAATGCCGACCGGTCCGTACCCATTGCCTCTGTTACCAAGGTCATGACCGCGCTGGTCGTGCTGGAATCCGGCGAGCCGCTGGATGAGTGGCTGACTTTTCATGAGCGGCATACGCCCGCCGCCGCCAACGCCTACAGTCGGATTCGCATCGACTCGGAGATGCGGCGTAAAGATGTGCTGCGCATTGCACTGATGTCCTCCGAAAATTTTGCCGCCTACACCCTTGCCCGTAACCACCCGGGCGGGTTCGATGCCTTTATCGAGGCGATGAACGCCAAGGCCGCGGCCCTGGGAATGACCGGTACCCGGTTTGTTGATCCGACCGGGCTGTCGTCGGAGAACCTTTCAACCGCCGCGGATCTTGTAAAGCTGGTAAACGCTGCGGCTGATTACCCGGAAATCCGGGAGTACTCCACCACCGGTTATTTCCGTGGGCAATTCCGGCAGCCCCGTTACAGCCTGTCGTTCGGGAATACCAATGCCCTGGTGCATCGGGATAGCTGGGGGGTGGCCCTCAGCAAGACCGGCTATCTCTCCGAGGCCGGGCGCTGCCTGGTGATGATTTCGAAGATGAACGGCAAAGAGGTGGTGACCGTGCTGCTTGATTCCCTCGGTACCCGCTCGCCGATGGGCGATGCCGGACGGATAAAGCGCTGGCTTGATACCGGAGCCAGGGGCTCGGTGGCCGCTGCCGCCCGGCGTTACGAACAGGAAAAGAACGCGTCATACGCGACCGCTGGTAACAGTACGGTCAGTGTGAACTGA